The Streptomyces sp. NBC_00286 nucleotide sequence CGCAGTTCCCCGATCGCGGCACGCGTCGTCGTGTCCCGCGCGGCCAGGGACTCGCTTCGGTACGAGGCAGGCCCGCCCTCGGGATCGATCCGGCGCAACGCGGACACGAACTCGGCCAGATCCTTGGCGACTTGGCTGGGATCCGCGATACGCCCGTCTACCGGAGTCTCGCCGTCCAGCCACCGGTAGACGGCCCACGGCCAGGGAAAGTCCCCGTCGGGCACGCTCTTGACCAGCGGTACCGGAACGGCGACCGGAAGCGAGGGGGCGAGCCGGGGCAGCCACCGGTGCTCCTTCTCCACATCGCCCGCCGCGCCTTCGATACGGGGCAGTCGTACGGCCATGTCCTCGCCGAGCCGGAACATGGCGTTGGCCGTACCGGCGGACTCGACCCGGGCGACCGGAAGATCCGCCCACCGCGGAAACTGCGCCGCGATCAGCCGACGTACGAGAGATGTGTCGATGGCGTCTGTGCCGATCCCGGCGCCCATGTGCACCTTCCTGGAGTGTGGCTGTGGTCGGCCGCCATACGAACCGTCCGGCCCTTCACCCGTCAACCGATTTCCGTACGCTGGAGACATGGGCGGCGGCGTCGTGACGCTGTTCCTCTGCGGCGATGTGATGCTTGGGCGCGGCGTCGACCAGATCCTTCCGCATCGGGGTGACCCGACACTGCGCGAAGGCTACGTCCGCGACGCCCGCTCCTACGTCGAGTCCGCCGAGGCCGTGAACGGCCCGATCCCCGCGCCGGTCGAGCCCTCCTGGCCCTGGGGCGAAGCGCTCCGGGTGCTGGAGGAGGCCGCCCCGGACGCCAGGATCGTGAACCTGGAGACGGCCGTCACCCGCAGCGACACCTTCGAGCCGGGCAAGGAGATCCACTACCGGATGCACCCGGCCAATATGCCCGCCCTGGCCGTGGCACGGCCCGACGTCTGCGTCCTGGCCAACAACCATGTGCTGGACTTCGGCCACCTCGGTCTCGAGGAGACGCTTCATTCGCTGTACCGGGCAGGTCTGCGGGCGGTCGGCGCGGGGCGCAACGCCGACGAGGCGCACGCGCCCGCGACGGTCACCGTCAGCCGCACGGCACGTGTGCTGGTGTTCGCCCTCGGGATGGAGTCCAGCGGCATCCCGCCGAGCTGGGCGGCCACCGAGTACGTGCCCGGTGTCGCCCATGTCGTCGAGCCGTCGGCCGCCGCTGCCGCCGAGACGGTCCGGCGGGTACGGCAGGAGAAGCTGCCCGGTGACATCACGGTCGCCTCCGTGCACTGGGGCTCCAACTGGGGTTACCGCATCCCCCGGGAGCACATCCGCTTCGCACGCGCTTTGGTGGACGGCGGCGTCGACGTCGTCCACGGGCACTCCTCGCACCATCCCCGCACCATCGAGGTGTACCGCGACCGGCTGATCCTCTACGGCTGCGGCGACTTCATCGACGACTACGAGGGCATCTCGGGCTACGAGCAGTACCGCGACGACCTCCGGCTCGCCTACTTCGTCTCCGTGGAGGCGGACAGCGGACGGCTGGCCGGACTGCGCATCGTGCCGCTGCGGGTCCGGCGGATGCGGCTGGAGCCCGTGACGGACGAGGACCGGGACTGGCTGCGCTCCACCCTCGACCGGGTCAGCGACTCCATCCACCTCACCCTGGAGGCAGACGGTGCGCTCACCCTCGTACACCCGGCTGCCGCGCACGGGACGACGCGGACGGAGCACGGCCGATGAACCACCTGCTGCGGCTGACCCTCCTCGGCGTGGGCGCGATGAACTCGCCGCGGTTCGCCCCGGCCGGTCTGCTGCTGCGCTGCCCAGGGCATCGGGTGGCTTTCGACGGTGGGCCCGGGGCCGAGCCACCGCCCGGACGGCTCGACGCCTGGCTCGTCACCGACGAGCAGGCGGAACTGCGCTCCGAACTGCGACGGCGAGCGGTCGGCCGGGGCGTATCGGTGCGGGCCGGTGACCTGGAACTCGATGGTGTACGGGTCCGCTGCTGCCCGGTGGCGCATACCTCGCATCCCGCGTACGGCTATCGCATCGAGGCGGGCGCACTGGTGGTGGCCTGGGCCCCGGAGTTCTGGGAGTTCCCACGCTGGGCACAGCGGGCGGACCTGATGTTCGCGGAGGCCGCCGGCTGGGACCGGCCGATACGGTTCCGGGGTGGCGTGGGCGGCCATATGTGCGTAAGGAACGTCAGCGAGCAGGCGGTGCGGTACGGGGTGCGGCGACTGGTGTACGCGCATATCGGGCGGCCCACGCTGCGGGCGATCGACGCCGGGTTGAAGCCTCCGGCCGGTGAATGGGGCGTCGAAGGGCGGACCTACACCCTTCGGTGGGAGGACGCATCGCGGTGGGACGAGCGTGCCGCCGTCGCCCGCGGCAGCGCGAGCCCGCGGCGGGGCCGGTGACACGACGCTCAGCCGCCACCCTCGTCGTACGGGTCGCGCGGGGCCGGGACCGGTGTGGCTTTGGTGACCTTGATGAAGGGGATGACACCGTCGTTGACCGGGTCTTTGGTGCGTTTGCCGGTGTAGGTGCCGGTGACTTCGAGCCAGGTGTCGGGCTGCAGGACGGGCGGGGTCTTTCCGGCCAGTCCGACCTTGACGGGCTGGCCGTCGGCGGCGCAGCAGTTGAGCGCCATGCGGACCAGGTACGGCGTACCGCCCCGGTCCAGGGCGACAAATCCGGTGATCTTGACCTGTCGGTCGCGGATGGAGCGTCCCTCGTCGTAGGCCGCGCGGCCCGCGTAGTCGACCAGGCTCATCCGTACCGGGTCGCCCGCCGGAAGGTCGGCGAAGCCCCACGGTTTCTGCAAGGCGGTGCCGGTGCGCATGGCGCTGTAGGAGCCGAGCGCGGGCGGGGCGACCAGGATGAGCGCGAGGATGGGCAGGGCGAGGAGCCAGGCAATGCGCGGTTCGCGGTGGGCGTGACCGTGCCCGTCATCGTGCTCGGACTCGCGCTCTGCGGCCTGCCCCTTGACCACGCGCGGCCGCCGCAGCTCGTACCAGACGGTGGCGACGGCCGCGACGATCAGGACGACGCCGGCCACCAGCAGCAGCGGACGCAGCCCGGCCTTCACGTACCGCAGGTAGAGATCGGTGAAGCTCGCGTGCAGCAGTGCCCCGCCGATGAGGAACAGCACCGCTGCCTGTGCCTGCCGGCTCACAGCAGCACCGCCCCGACCAGGACCGACACCAGCACGCCCAGGGCGAAGGTCACGGGGGCGAACCGCAGCGCGAAGCCACGGCCGAACGTGCCGACCTGCATGGCGAACAGTTTCAGGTCGATCATCGGCCCGACCACGAGGAACGTCAGCCGGGCGGTGAGCGAGAACTGCGACAGGGACGCGGCCACGAATGCGTCCGCCTCCGAGCAGATCGACAACAGCACCGCGAGGACCGCCAGGGCGAGGACCGCGAGAACGGGGTTGTCGGCCGTGGCCTGCAGCCAGCTCGCCGGCACCACGGCCTTCAGCGTGGCCGCGGCCATCGCGCCGACGACGAGGAAACCGCCCGCGTGCATCACGTCATGCCGTACGGACCCCCAGAACGCCGCCCCCTTGCCCAGGCCCTCCGACTCGGGGCGGGCCGGCGGACGCAGCCAGTCCGCACGACCGAGCCGCTGCCACAGCCAGCCCATGGCACACGCCACCAGCAGACTC carries:
- a CDS encoding TIGR03943 family putative permease subunit, producing the protein MSRQAQAAVLFLIGGALLHASFTDLYLRYVKAGLRPLLLVAGVVLIVAAVATVWYELRRPRVVKGQAAERESEHDDGHGHAHREPRIAWLLALPILALILVAPPALGSYSAMRTGTALQKPWGFADLPAGDPVRMSLVDYAGRAAYDEGRSIRDRQVKITGFVALDRGGTPYLVRMALNCCAADGQPVKVGLAGKTPPVLQPDTWLEVTGTYTGKRTKDPVNDGVIPFIKVTKATPVPAPRDPYDEGGG
- a CDS encoding MBL fold metallo-hydrolase, encoding MNHLLRLTLLGVGAMNSPRFAPAGLLLRCPGHRVAFDGGPGAEPPPGRLDAWLVTDEQAELRSELRRRAVGRGVSVRAGDLELDGVRVRCCPVAHTSHPAYGYRIEAGALVVAWAPEFWEFPRWAQRADLMFAEAAGWDRPIRFRGGVGGHMCVRNVSEQAVRYGVRRLVYAHIGRPTLRAIDAGLKPPAGEWGVEGRTYTLRWEDASRWDERAAVARGSASPRRGR
- a CDS encoding aminoglycoside phosphotransferase family protein, with translation MGAGIGTDAIDTSLVRRLIAAQFPRWADLPVARVESAGTANAMFRLGEDMAVRLPRIEGAAGDVEKEHRWLPRLAPSLPVAVPVPLVKSVPDGDFPWPWAVYRWLDGETPVDGRIADPSQVAKDLAEFVSALRRIDPEGGPASYRSESLAARDTTTRAAIGELREVVDADAAAAVWEAALNAPAWPGPPVWIHADLQPGNVLITDGQLSAVIDFGCLGLGDPAVDLIAAWYVLPAQARAVFRSALERDDAAWQRGRGWALSIALDELRYYRETNPVMATIARRVIHAVLTDADRSQGG
- a CDS encoding CapA family protein; protein product: MGGGVVTLFLCGDVMLGRGVDQILPHRGDPTLREGYVRDARSYVESAEAVNGPIPAPVEPSWPWGEALRVLEEAAPDARIVNLETAVTRSDTFEPGKEIHYRMHPANMPALAVARPDVCVLANNHVLDFGHLGLEETLHSLYRAGLRAVGAGRNADEAHAPATVTVSRTARVLVFALGMESSGIPPSWAATEYVPGVAHVVEPSAAAAAETVRRVRQEKLPGDITVASVHWGSNWGYRIPREHIRFARALVDGGVDVVHGHSSHHPRTIEVYRDRLILYGCGDFIDDYEGISGYEQYRDDLRLAYFVSVEADSGRLAGLRIVPLRVRRMRLEPVTDEDRDWLRSTLDRVSDSIHLTLEADGALTLVHPAAAHGTTRTEHGR